Genomic segment of Candidatus Margulisiibacteriota bacterium:
CAAGCCAACCTTTACCCGGCTTTTGGCCATGAAAAGGTTGAAATATTCTTTGTTCCATCTAAATTGTGCCCCGTATCAAAATTTTCTAAACATCAAATATATAAAAAAACAGGGGCTTGCACCCCCGGTTATAAAATGTCAAAATCCAAATTCCAAAATCCAAAGTAAATCCGAATCTTAAAATCATCCTCTGTATTTCTGGCTACTCTAACTAAAGATTTCTCCACTTCGCTCCCTTCGAGAACCTCAGGGAGCAGGTCACTTATGCACTCCTGCACTTACGCACTTATGTACTTACGCACTAATGCACTTATGTACTCCCAATCTTCCTTCTTCCTTCGTCCTTCATTTTCCCGTCACCCTTCCCTTCGACAAGCTCAGGGTAAACTAGCTCAGTATGACTTCCCGCTCCCTTCGAGAACCTCAGGGAGCAGGTCACGGCTCAGGATGACTTGATTCAACGATTCAACCTCCAACGATTCAACCTTCAACCCTTGTCCTTCGCAATTCACTCTTTCCCATGAACTAAAGATTTCTCCACTTCGCTTCGCTCCGGTCGAAATGACGTAAACCCTTCACGTTTCACGACTCACGACTCACCCCTCAGGTACAGCCACCTTTTCTATATGCAGCGATGCGACCAGCAAATGATCGGCCTTCTTAACACTATCCGGGTTCTGCCTGTCCCGCAAAAGCGTAGCGCCCATTTCTTTTTGCTTCACATCTTCAATGTTCTGGATCATCATCAGTTGGAAAGGAGTAAATATATTTTTTTGAACATTTATTTCATTAGTTGAATCTTTTGTATTTATCCAGCCCGTTATTCCTGAATTATTATTTTTTACGATCATGGCATCCCCCTTAAAGATTCCTCGACTACGCTCGGAATGACGGCCCAATATATATTATGCATAAGTAATTTCGTAGCAGTATTCCAACTTCTGTAGATATAAGATTTTTGGTGTAAGTATACTTTCAGTTGATGTCGGTAAAGTTTTTATCTTTTTATCAACCGGTTCTGAGGCCTCATATATATTAAGCCCTACGGGAGTATATTCTTAAACATGGCGTTTTTTCGATATATGGCTTGTTGCGAAATGCGCTTTCATTCACAACATCGCAAAATCTTTTCCTGGAATGAATGAATATTTACCCCAAAGCCCCGAGCTCCAAGCAATCCCGCTAGCGGGATGACTGAGCCCTACTCCTTTAAAGCACTAACGTAAACTTGTCTTCTCTGACATTTTCCTTGAGGCGGGTTTTATATTTATCCAGAAACTGACCGAGCTTTTTGGAATACTTCTGAGCGGCGATAAAGGAATTGGTTATGGGTAAACGTTTAAACAATTTATAGCCGTGGTCCTCTACTTCCTTTTGATATTCTTCAACTTTTTTAAAGGGATATTCGGGGAACAAACTGTCCTTTCCGTAAACTCTGATCTGCCCTAAATCTCTGATACCATGATCGATAAATTCCAGTATCTCGGGATGAATATTGATCGGCACTGTAATATCTACTTCAGCAGGTAAAATTTCCCGAGCCAACTGTATGGTTTCCAATAATGTTTCTTTAGTCACTCCACCCAGCTTTTTCAGCTCAGGCGCGACATCATCCGAAGGGTGAAAAGTATTTATTTTTACCATCTGTATATGCCCGTATTCTTCATGCAGCTCTCTAATCTTGACCAAAGTTTTCATCCGTTGTTCGGGAGTTTCCCCCACTCCGATAAGGATTCCGCTGTTCAACGGAAAGTTGAGTCGTCCGGCATTCTCAATAAATTTTATACGGATCTCGGGGTCTTTGCTGGGAGAATTTTTGTGCAAATGTTCTTTGATAAATTCCTTGTCGTAAACCTCCAGGCACATTTCCACAGTAGAAACAATATCCTGCAGATATTTGAGCTCGTTTACCGATAAATAGCCAACATTCAGATTGACCAGCAACCC
This window contains:
- the cofG gene encoding 7,8-didemethyl-8-hydroxy-5-deazariboflavin synthase subunit CofG, which gives rise to MSEILDQGLSANEDILPYTNDEKTISYSNTVDIVLSPVCRNQCGYCAFSKKDYDLLVPYATIKIFKAARKDGAREANIVAGERPDHFHSIRAKFDVWGFNSYVEYIYTIAELAFLEGLLVNLNVGYLSVNELKYLQDIVSTVEMCLEVYDKEFIKEHLHKNSPSKDPEIRIKFIENAGRLNFPLNSGILIGVGETPEQRMKTLVKIRELHEEYGHIQMVKINTFHPSDDVAPELKKLGGVTKETLLETIQLAREILPAEVDITVPINIHPEILEFIDHGIRDLGQIRVYGKDSLFPEYPFKKVEEYQKEVEDHGYKLFKRLPITNSFIAAQKYSKKLGQFLDKYKTRLKENVREDKFTLVL